In one Aeromicrobium erythreum genomic region, the following are encoded:
- a CDS encoding SLC13 family permease encodes MADRGVAARVRHLLTANPFLTATAVAAALTCLLVPPSAEYLHYPEYRTLVGLWCFLTVISALDRTHLVTAAAEGAVGVLRGRRTLVVGLVLLTALGSMLITNDMALLTFLPLSALALRATGDEEHLAYVFVLQTVAANLGGMITPFGSPQNLFLYQYFHLSVGQLVAVMAIPFVLSIALLVLACLRVPGGPIRPVTSRTSVRWRPAAVHLVLFGVAVALVVRALPVWTGLVVVAVVAVVDRRALRSVDYGLLATFMLFFVFAGNLERVPQASGFLQDLLQEHVLLWSVAGSQLISNVPTALIYAPFTDDWRALLLGVNVGGVGTVVASLASLITLRRYQLLRPGGTRAFLGLFTVVNVLFLVVLLGATSALLAAGVL; translated from the coding sequence ATGGCTGACCGCGGGGTCGCGGCGCGGGTCCGGCACCTGCTGACCGCCAACCCCTTCCTCACCGCGACGGCCGTCGCGGCCGCCTTGACCTGCCTGCTCGTGCCGCCGAGCGCTGAGTACCTGCACTATCCCGAGTACCGCACGCTCGTGGGGCTGTGGTGCTTCCTGACGGTCATCAGCGCGCTCGACCGGACGCACCTCGTCACCGCCGCGGCGGAGGGGGCCGTGGGGGTCCTGCGTGGTCGGCGGACGCTGGTCGTCGGGCTGGTCCTGCTGACCGCGCTCGGGTCGATGCTCATCACCAACGACATGGCGCTGCTGACCTTCCTCCCGCTGTCGGCGCTCGCCCTGCGTGCGACGGGCGACGAGGAGCACCTGGCCTACGTCTTCGTGCTGCAGACCGTCGCGGCGAACCTTGGCGGCATGATCACGCCGTTCGGCAGCCCGCAGAACCTCTTCCTCTACCAGTACTTCCACCTGTCGGTCGGTCAGCTCGTCGCCGTCATGGCGATCCCGTTCGTGCTGTCGATCGCGCTGCTCGTGCTTGCGTGCCTGCGCGTCCCGGGCGGCCCCATCCGACCGGTCACCTCCCGGACGTCCGTGCGCTGGCGACCGGCGGCCGTCCACCTGGTCCTGTTCGGCGTCGCCGTCGCGCTCGTCGTGCGTGCGCTCCCGGTCTGGACGGGCCTCGTGGTCGTCGCGGTGGTGGCGGTCGTCGACCGGCGGGCCCTGCGGTCGGTCGACTACGGGCTGCTCGCGACGTTCATGCTGTTCTTCGTCTTCGCCGGCAACCTGGAGCGCGTGCCGCAGGCCAGCGGGTTCCTGCAGGACCTGCTGCAGGAGCACGTCCTGCTCTGGAGCGTGGCCGGGAGCCAGCTGATCTCCAACGTGCCGACCGCGCTGATCTACGCGCCCTTCACCGACGACTGGCGCGCGCTCCTGCTGGGCGTCAACGTCGGCGGGGTCGGCACCGTGGTGGCGTCGCTCGCGAGCCTGATCACCCTGCGCCGCTACCAGCTGCTGCGACCCGGCGGCACCCGCGCGTTCCTCGGCCTGTTCACCGTGGTGAACGTGCTGTTCCTGGTGGTGCTGCTGGGCGCCACGAGCGCCCTGCTGGCCGCCGGCGTCCTCTGA
- a CDS encoding zinc-binding dehydrogenase, with amino-acid sequence MFAVYAGQINPENPLEGLVVGDRPDPEVPDGWTTVTVKAASINHHDVWSLRGVGLREESLPMILGCDAAGYDEDGNEVLVHAVVSDPSWRGDETLDPKRSLLSERHQGTFAEKVAVPTRNVVPKPAGLSFSEAACLPTAWLTAYRMLFTQSGLKQGDTVLVQGAGGGVATALITLARAAGFRVLATSRDEDKRAKALEIGAHEVFESGARLPVKVDAVMETVGAATWSHSVKSMRPGGTIVISGATSGDAPKAAELTRIFFQQMRVHGSTMGTRDELHALAQFMDVTGTRPLIDSEIPMADAAQGLQRVVDGDVFGKIVLTL; translated from the coding sequence ATGTTCGCCGTCTACGCCGGTCAGATCAACCCCGAGAACCCGCTCGAGGGGCTGGTGGTCGGGGACCGTCCCGACCCCGAGGTGCCGGACGGCTGGACCACGGTGACGGTCAAGGCGGCATCGATCAACCACCACGACGTGTGGAGCCTGCGCGGCGTCGGCCTGCGCGAGGAGTCGTTGCCGATGATCCTCGGCTGCGACGCGGCGGGCTACGACGAGGACGGCAACGAGGTGCTCGTGCACGCCGTCGTCAGCGACCCGTCGTGGCGCGGTGACGAGACGCTCGACCCCAAGCGCTCGCTGCTGTCGGAGCGCCACCAGGGCACGTTCGCCGAGAAGGTGGCGGTGCCGACGCGCAACGTCGTGCCGAAGCCGGCAGGTCTGTCGTTCAGCGAGGCGGCCTGCCTGCCCACGGCCTGGCTGACCGCCTACCGGATGCTGTTCACGCAGTCGGGGCTCAAGCAGGGCGACACCGTGCTCGTGCAGGGCGCCGGCGGTGGGGTGGCCACCGCCCTCATCACGCTGGCCCGCGCAGCCGGGTTCCGGGTGCTGGCCACGAGCCGCGACGAGGACAAGCGCGCCAAGGCGCTCGAGATCGGCGCGCACGAGGTGTTCGAGTCCGGGGCGCGACTGCCCGTGAAGGTCGACGCCGTCATGGAGACGGTCGGCGCCGCCACGTGGTCGCACTCGGTCAAGTCGATGCGTCCGGGCGGCACGATCGTCATCTCCGGCGCGACGTCGGGTGACGCGCCGAAGGCGGCCGAGCTGACCCGCATCTTCTTCCAGCAGATGCGCGTGCACGGCTCCACCATGGGTACGCGCGACGAGCTCCACGCGCTCGCGCAGTTCATGGACGTCACCGGGACGCGTCCGCTCATCGACAGCGAGATCCCCATGGCCGACGCGGCCCAGGGTCTGCAGCGCGTCGTCGACGGCGACGTCTTCGGCAAGATCGTCCTGACGCTCTGA